In one Leptospira yasudae genomic region, the following are encoded:
- a CDS encoding LA_3751/LA_3752 family putative glycosyltransferase: MLQKIKEQWAIFVLVCIIPIIHISFGTENSYIADSALKAMQTDSLIQNGFQSEVIRYPAESLDPMREAFFLPGFAKEIRGRFIGQYPIGFTFLSSILRLTGVSWKWMPLCSSLCMVFALFFLSRKKIIGQRTVILGFWATILFALSLDFSEYSIYFLFNSIGFSYWLNYRSNKEIKELYFALFFCSIPVWLRLESIIFLASLIIAEGLFSFKDRQTIFRKLNLIGILLGISPLILFFIWNFYDYGHILGVRFMFNYGHDSSDLLGKVSRFFSITFFNYVSGIPKFGLFFCSPFLLVPIIYYIFSKYPKDEKITFLLFVIGLNIILVGTLAPNDGITITGRYVVLTIIPLLALWELWMPQKTWKIISISLIVLSFLISGVILKILQHSVKQERIYRNYYSQDDSSLWIFTDPLLCGQAGIDHLSRKILCINRETNVERIISNVKKDKSIESVAVFEMNSELNFLGTETTALLQKERIKLKFDFLKQFGHEVAQSDFKGVKMTRFQRTRD; encoded by the coding sequence ATGTTACAAAAAATAAAAGAACAATGGGCTATTTTCGTATTGGTGTGCATCATACCAATAATTCACATCAGTTTTGGGACAGAAAATTCTTATATTGCGGATTCGGCCCTAAAGGCCATGCAAACCGATTCTTTAATTCAAAACGGTTTTCAATCCGAGGTCATCAGATACCCTGCCGAAAGTCTTGATCCAATGCGAGAAGCATTCTTCCTTCCTGGGTTTGCAAAAGAAATTCGAGGACGATTTATAGGCCAGTATCCTATAGGATTTACTTTTTTATCATCTATTCTTCGCCTAACGGGTGTTTCCTGGAAATGGATGCCCTTATGTTCATCTTTATGTATGGTCTTTGCTCTTTTTTTTCTATCCCGGAAAAAAATAATCGGCCAAAGAACTGTAATATTAGGATTCTGGGCTACCATACTTTTCGCTCTTAGCTTAGATTTCAGTGAATACTCGATTTACTTTCTTTTCAATTCGATTGGTTTTTCTTATTGGCTTAACTATCGTAGTAATAAAGAAATCAAAGAACTTTATTTTGCATTGTTTTTCTGTTCAATTCCAGTTTGGCTTCGTTTGGAATCTATTATATTCTTAGCGAGTCTGATTATCGCAGAGGGGTTATTTTCCTTTAAGGATCGACAAACTATATTTAGAAAATTGAATTTAATCGGAATCTTGCTTGGTATATCGCCTCTTATTCTGTTCTTTATATGGAATTTTTACGATTACGGTCATATATTAGGCGTACGATTTATGTTCAACTATGGACATGATTCTTCAGATCTTTTAGGCAAGGTTTCTCGTTTTTTTTCCATCACTTTCTTCAATTACGTAAGTGGAATTCCGAAATTTGGCCTTTTCTTCTGTTCTCCCTTTTTATTAGTTCCAATAATATATTATATTTTCAGTAAATATCCAAAGGATGAAAAAATTACTTTTTTACTTTTTGTTATCGGGCTTAACATCATTTTAGTAGGAACCCTTGCCCCTAATGACGGAATCACTATTACTGGACGATATGTTGTGCTTACGATTATTCCATTATTAGCCCTTTGGGAACTTTGGATGCCGCAAAAAACTTGGAAAATTATTTCAATTTCTTTGATCGTTCTTTCGTTTTTAATATCTGGAGTAATTTTAAAAATTTTGCAACATTCGGTCAAACAGGAGAGAATATATCGCAACTATTATTCCCAAGATGATAGTTCGCTCTGGATTTTTACAGATCCGCTGCTCTGCGGACAGGCCGGTATAGATCATTTGTCTAGAAAGATACTATGTATTAACCGCGAGACGAATGTGGAGCGTATTATTTCAAACGTAAAAAAAGATAAATCCATCGAATCAGTAGCTGTTTTCGAAATGAATTCCGAATTAAATTTTTTAGGTACAGAAACTACGGCACTTTTACAAAAAGAACGAATCAAATTGAAATTCGATTTTTTAAAACAATTTGGTCATGAAGTAGCTCAATCAGATTTCAAAGGGGTTAAAATGACCAGGTTTCAAAGAACGAGAGATTGA
- a CDS encoding LA_3751/LA_3752 family putative glycosyltransferase — translation MIARTKDFITRVFTHKASLLPAAFFFAFFLYLTVPPKYLLSADHYEKFILGKSIFLSGFQSLDVFYPGLKFDPELKFSLLKMSIVNGHTIIAFPVSLGILYAFAYPLGGAYGIYFLSALLIGFALYWIGKEYDVPSWQILLFSFLTPVVMNGYLFMDVGVGLFLFVCGTVLYQRSKEKQSILFAASSGIVLSLCYWFRLEYLIFIGIYWACEAFFRFPFREKNGNQTRFFLTSAILVLLFLAYCGFNQTFFHSPLGPRYNANYDSAGGSNLFKNFINLLFYGNLKLGLFGYSPFLFIGLFTSAFLFIKRKIEFSEKETALILSSILGILAAATAAPNDGGAEFGSRYLAPGLPGLFLLASRTFTFLKTQKILWRILFYALLAVSVFPTWIYYKTTKGFAKNTKVVQEFILKEPQENLLVFQNGLIGGMASEGLYFQGRVYQAVGVPELIDLLKKFSAFHNKKTVPFEYFAYSKEYTEGMKNLEYDANTKEGMIGYLSLFDSNEVSKIESIRILDRKKIGSIEILYGIYKR, via the coding sequence ATGATCGCTCGAACGAAAGATTTTATCACCCGAGTTTTTACCCATAAGGCTTCGCTCCTACCGGCCGCTTTTTTCTTTGCCTTTTTTTTATACCTAACCGTTCCTCCGAAATATCTTCTTTCCGCGGATCACTACGAAAAGTTCATCCTCGGAAAATCGATCTTTCTCAGCGGGTTTCAATCCTTGGACGTTTTTTATCCCGGATTAAAGTTCGATCCGGAACTCAAGTTCAGCCTTCTCAAGATGTCGATCGTAAACGGGCATACGATCATCGCGTTTCCTGTTTCATTAGGAATTCTTTATGCGTTTGCGTATCCGCTCGGAGGCGCATACGGAATTTATTTTTTGTCCGCGTTGTTGATCGGTTTTGCGTTGTATTGGATCGGCAAAGAATACGACGTTCCTTCCTGGCAGATTCTTTTGTTTTCCTTTCTTACACCCGTCGTGATGAACGGTTATCTGTTTATGGACGTAGGTGTCGGATTGTTTCTTTTCGTATGCGGAACGGTTCTTTACCAAAGATCCAAAGAGAAACAATCGATCTTATTTGCTGCGTCCTCCGGAATCGTCTTATCTCTTTGTTATTGGTTCCGTTTGGAATATCTGATTTTTATCGGAATCTATTGGGCCTGCGAGGCGTTTTTCCGTTTTCCGTTCCGAGAAAAAAACGGAAATCAAACGCGATTCTTTTTAACTTCGGCGATTCTGGTTCTTTTGTTTTTGGCGTATTGCGGATTCAACCAGACGTTCTTTCATTCTCCCTTAGGACCGAGATACAACGCGAATTACGACTCCGCCGGCGGCTCCAATCTATTTAAGAATTTCATAAATCTCTTATTTTACGGAAACCTAAAGTTAGGTCTTTTCGGATATTCTCCGTTTTTATTCATCGGGCTTTTCACTTCCGCGTTTTTATTCATAAAAAGAAAAATCGAATTCTCCGAAAAAGAAACCGCTTTGATTCTCAGTTCGATTCTGGGGATACTCGCCGCCGCAACCGCCGCACCGAACGACGGCGGCGCGGAATTCGGATCTCGTTATCTCGCGCCCGGACTTCCCGGATTGTTTTTGCTTGCTTCCAGAACCTTTACATTTCTCAAAACTCAAAAGATTTTATGGAGAATTTTATTTTACGCGCTTCTTGCGGTTTCCGTATTTCCGACTTGGATCTATTATAAAACCACGAAGGGTTTTGCGAAGAATACCAAGGTCGTTCAGGAATTTATTTTAAAAGAACCGCAGGAGAATCTTCTCGTCTTTCAAAACGGGCTGATCGGCGGAATGGCGAGCGAAGGTCTGTATTTTCAAGGCCGGGTCTATCAAGCAGTAGGGGTTCCGGAACTCATCGATCTTTTGAAAAAGTTTTCCGCGTTCCACAACAAGAAAACGGTTCCGTTCGAATACTTCGCTTATTCAAAAGAATATACGGAAGGAATGAAAAATTTGGAATACGACGCGAATACGAAAGAAGGGATGATCGGTTATCTGAGCCTTTTCGATTCAAACGAGGTTTCCAAGATAGAATCCATTCGAATTCTGGATAGGAAAAAGATCGGAAGCATCGAGATCCTTTATGGAATATATAAAAGATAA
- a CDS encoding LIMLP_15305 family protein, with protein sequence MQQETSTGQNLLGQFLSTSPVKTLISRYHTERGKIRSFMEKLPLYSSALKDHEFQNADSLLRKELASKISRLKEPVRRMEEAFVSARKMDLIGSSEIAVLLIDKLVNTIQSAGYGATGLGTGFKATSEELEKLAEFDFSLFKEVEGIESKIQSLKVTADSSVQEIKNTIGDIRFALDGLENAFRSRKTLFSKLS encoded by the coding sequence ATGCAGCAGGAAACTTCTACAGGTCAAAATTTACTTGGTCAATTTCTTTCAACGTCGCCGGTAAAAACTCTGATTTCCCGTTATCATACGGAACGCGGGAAAATCCGAAGTTTTATGGAAAAGCTGCCTCTGTATTCGAGCGCTCTCAAGGATCATGAATTTCAGAACGCCGATTCTTTATTGAGAAAAGAGTTGGCTTCCAAGATTTCCCGTTTGAAAGAGCCCGTTCGAAGAATGGAAGAGGCTTTCGTTTCCGCAAGAAAGATGGATCTCATCGGTAGCAGCGAAATCGCGGTTTTGCTGATCGATAAACTCGTGAATACAATTCAATCGGCGGGTTATGGGGCGACCGGGTTGGGAACCGGTTTTAAAGCGACTTCGGAAGAATTGGAAAAACTCGCGGAATTCGATTTTTCCTTGTTTAAAGAAGTGGAAGGAATCGAATCCAAAATTCAATCTCTCAAAGTTACGGCCGATTCCTCCGTTCAGGAAATTAAGAATACGATCGGAGACATTCGTTTCGCTTTGGACGGATTGGAAAACGCGTTTCGATCCAGAAAGACGTTGTTCTCGAAACTCTCTTGA
- a CDS encoding SPFH domain-containing protein, whose protein sequence is MALIDVIKYEGQPGEIVWKFPRNDISHFGQLVVNESQEAVFFKEGKALDVFGPGTHTLKTGNIPILEKLVNLPFGGQTPFTAEIVYVNKSVINMTWGTPAPIQIEDPKYHITLGLRAFGNYNIKVIDSKSFVNTVVGTQQRFNHDGVDKLLKPMVVTRLSDFISEVVLKNGVPITQIAQHLEEASAAGKTKTQPDFQKYGLEVVDFFIQSINFDQNDPNFQKIQKILTDKFEIDTMGNMYQQKRMLDIGEAAASNPGGSAGEGMSAGMGLGMGMNMAGMMANMMGQNQGGAKPAAEDATARLAKLKTLLDGGLITQEEFDTKKKDILNSI, encoded by the coding sequence ATGGCATTGATTGATGTAATAAAATACGAGGGACAACCCGGAGAAATCGTTTGGAAATTTCCGAGAAACGATATCAGTCACTTCGGTCAACTCGTCGTAAACGAAAGTCAGGAAGCGGTCTTTTTCAAGGAAGGAAAGGCTCTCGACGTTTTCGGACCGGGAACGCACACGTTAAAAACCGGAAACATTCCGATTCTCGAAAAACTCGTAAACTTGCCGTTCGGCGGACAAACCCCTTTCACGGCGGAAATCGTCTATGTGAACAAATCCGTGATCAACATGACCTGGGGAACTCCGGCTCCGATTCAGATCGAAGATCCGAAATATCATATCACTCTCGGATTAAGAGCATTCGGAAATTATAATATTAAGGTCATCGATTCCAAATCCTTCGTAAACACCGTTGTAGGAACGCAGCAGAGATTCAACCACGACGGAGTGGACAAACTTCTCAAGCCGATGGTGGTCACGAGACTCAGCGATTTTATCTCCGAAGTCGTATTAAAAAACGGGGTTCCGATCACTCAGATCGCGCAACATCTCGAAGAGGCTTCCGCCGCCGGGAAAACGAAAACCCAGCCGGACTTCCAAAAATACGGACTCGAGGTCGTAGACTTCTTCATTCAATCGATCAACTTCGATCAGAACGATCCGAACTTCCAAAAGATTCAGAAAATTCTCACCGATAAATTCGAGATCGATACGATGGGCAACATGTATCAGCAAAAGAGAATGTTGGACATCGGCGAAGCGGCCGCGAGCAATCCGGGCGGTTCCGCAGGAGAGGGAATGAGCGCCGGGATGGGTCTTGGAATGGGAATGAACATGGCCGGGATGATGGCCAACATGATGGGTCAAAACCAAGGCGGAGCAAAACCGGCAGCGGAAGACGCGACGGCAAGGCTCGCCAAATTGAAAACCCTTCTGGATGGGGGACTCATCACTCAGGAAGAATTTGATACCAAAAAAAAGGACATTTTGAATTCTATCTAA
- the thrC gene encoding threonine synthase, translating to MVSTLTRYKAEFECINDSCKTRYDLNEIVYECKKCGSLLQVSHDLDALKTVSGQEWKNQFDSRFRSVKFPNSSGIWNKREWVLPHIEDKNIVTSGEGLTHLFTSDRLTESLGLGSFYVKQCGISHTGSFKDLGMTVLLSQVKHMIASGVPIHAVACASSGDTSAALASYAAKAGIPAIIFLPAGKVSQAQLIQPVSNGAKVIALDTDFDGCMQIVKEVTREAGIYLANSMNSLRIEGQKTISVEITQQLEWNVPDWIVIPGGNLGNVSALGAGFEMMLSLGLISKLPRIVLAQAEHANPLYLSYLKNFESFEPVAAKTTLASAIQIGNPVSIQKAIKTLKKFNGVVEQASESELADAAAKADLFGLYNDPHTGVALAALNKLVKKGTIAKGENVVVISTAHGLKFTEFKLQFHDGKIPGTDSKIVNSIHRIEPNATKVVGLIRQLLHLG from the coding sequence ATGGTCTCCACTCTTACCCGATACAAAGCAGAATTTGAATGTATTAACGACTCTTGCAAAACTCGATACGATCTGAACGAAATCGTTTACGAGTGTAAAAAATGCGGAAGTCTTCTCCAGGTCTCGCACGACTTGGACGCGCTCAAAACCGTATCGGGTCAGGAGTGGAAAAATCAATTCGACTCCAGATTCCGCTCCGTAAAGTTTCCGAATTCTTCCGGAATTTGGAACAAGAGAGAATGGGTTCTTCCTCATATCGAGGACAAGAACATCGTAACCTCCGGAGAAGGTCTTACCCATCTTTTCACTTCCGATCGATTGACCGAAAGTCTCGGGCTCGGAAGTTTTTATGTGAAACAGTGCGGAATTTCGCACACGGGTTCCTTCAAGGATCTCGGAATGACGGTCTTATTATCCCAAGTAAAACACATGATCGCATCGGGTGTTCCGATTCATGCGGTGGCTTGCGCGAGTTCGGGTGATACTTCCGCGGCGCTTGCGTCTTACGCCGCTAAGGCGGGAATTCCCGCGATCATCTTCTTACCAGCGGGGAAGGTTTCTCAAGCGCAGTTGATCCAACCGGTTTCCAACGGAGCCAAGGTGATCGCACTGGATACGGACTTTGACGGTTGTATGCAGATCGTCAAAGAAGTGACTCGCGAAGCGGGAATCTATCTCGCAAACTCGATGAATTCTTTGCGGATCGAAGGTCAAAAAACGATCTCCGTGGAAATCACGCAACAGCTTGAATGGAACGTTCCGGATTGGATCGTGATACCGGGAGGAAATCTCGGAAACGTTTCCGCTCTCGGAGCCGGATTCGAAATGATGCTTTCCCTCGGGTTGATTTCCAAATTACCGAGAATCGTTTTGGCGCAAGCGGAACACGCAAATCCGTTGTATCTTTCCTACTTAAAGAATTTTGAAAGTTTCGAACCGGTCGCGGCAAAAACGACGCTCGCTTCCGCGATCCAGATCGGAAATCCGGTTTCGATCCAAAAGGCGATCAAAACCCTCAAAAAATTCAACGGAGTCGTCGAACAAGCCAGCGAATCCGAGTTAGCCGATGCGGCCGCAAAAGCCGATCTCTTCGGTTTATACAACGATCCGCATACGGGAGTTGCGTTGGCGGCTTTGAACAAACTCGTCAAAAAAGGAACGATTGCAAAAGGGGAGAATGTGGTCGTAATTTCGACGGCGCACGGATTGAAATTCACCGAATTCAAACTTCAATTCCACGACGGTAAAATTCCGGGAACCGATTCTAAGATTGTGAACTCCATTCATCGGATCGAGCCTAATGCGACAAAGGTCGTCGGCCTGATTCGGCAATTGTTACATCTCGGATAA
- a CDS encoding LIC10486 family protein: MEPSNQVNKLQEQANLMNLALESVLTEDQAVELIQGKIRDAFLLKIRIDIENRSGAVIAIVSKYKNDVIEIFSLFSNSSLIRKIRSFEDSAAFALDMIEAAKSEPFDPGLSDSIGRIVYSKLTKAVLESSYANWEKNDASSFVNILENQIKTSLKVNQVRIQADVEFLSSPKFRAKNVFAGIIPAVNRPSEEPAIGQVPESQEKTPVQRQIEQFRKPFGRVILSKTVLAPVGGVDFDELTEGDKLYFQLPTGSMDEKAMAKTLGGFDEAGNPKNVIGEFIGIAAGKGEYHIFAKGPSGVLLQAFEERPVRLAKVKTKSASSSPAPSKVESGGGGSLGMIIVAGVVIVVGLLVFLIMK; encoded by the coding sequence ATGGAACCGAGCAATCAAGTAAATAAATTACAGGAACAAGCGAATCTTATGAATCTTGCGCTTGAGTCCGTGTTAACGGAAGATCAAGCCGTTGAATTGATCCAAGGAAAGATCCGGGATGCTTTCTTATTAAAAATCAGAATCGATATCGAAAACAGAAGCGGCGCGGTAATCGCGATCGTCAGTAAATATAAAAACGACGTCATTGAAATCTTCTCCTTATTTTCGAACTCATCGTTGATCCGTAAAATCCGAAGCTTTGAAGACTCCGCTGCGTTCGCTCTCGACATGATCGAAGCGGCAAAGTCAGAACCTTTCGATCCCGGTCTTTCAGACAGCATCGGAAGAATCGTCTATTCCAAACTTACGAAAGCAGTATTAGAATCTTCTTATGCGAATTGGGAAAAGAACGACGCTTCCAGCTTTGTAAACATTCTTGAGAATCAGATCAAAACTTCTTTGAAGGTGAATCAGGTTCGGATTCAGGCGGACGTCGAATTCTTATCCAGTCCTAAGTTCAGAGCGAAGAACGTTTTTGCCGGAATTATTCCCGCAGTAAACAGACCTTCGGAAGAACCCGCCATCGGACAAGTTCCCGAAAGCCAGGAAAAAACTCCGGTTCAAAGACAGATCGAACAATTCCGGAAACCGTTCGGGAGAGTGATTCTTTCCAAAACCGTTCTTGCCCCCGTAGGAGGAGTGGACTTCGACGAATTAACCGAAGGTGATAAGTTGTATTTTCAATTGCCGACCGGATCCATGGATGAAAAAGCGATGGCGAAGACTCTCGGAGGTTTTGACGAAGCGGGAAATCCGAAAAACGTCATCGGAGAATTTATCGGAATCGCCGCAGGCAAAGGTGAATATCATATCTTCGCGAAAGGACCTTCCGGCGTTTTACTGCAAGCGTTTGAAGAGCGTCCCGTGCGACTTGCGAAAGTGAAAACCAAATCCGCTTCTTCCTCGCCGGCGCCCTCTAAGGTTGAATCCGGAGGCGGTGGTTCCTTGGGTATGATCATCGTGGCCGGTGTGGTGATCGTTGTGGGTCTGCTCGTTTTTTTAATTATGAAGTAG
- the leuS gene encoding leucine--tRNA ligase — protein sequence MQYPFQEVESFWQKYWEDNKSFQTNIRSAKPKFYCLDMFPYPSGAGLHVGHPEGYTATDILSRFKRMKGFEVLHPMGWDAFGLPAERYAMQTGVHPAITTKNNIDNFRRQIQMIGLSYDWSRELSTTDPDYYKFTQWIFVRLYQSWFNPESNKAESIDALIQRFSVKGSAGLDYREFSAEEWKQSSVADQEKILSDFRLVYQAEIPVNWCEALGTVLANEEVEEWVGKGYEVIRKPMRQYMMRITAYADRLLEDLKLVQWPPSTLEMQKNWIGKSEGLEITFPFPTPLASGLDGIRIFTTRPDTIFGVTYMVVAPEHPIVAEITTPEQKQKVEEYQKASSLKSDLDRMELTKEKSGVFTGSYVLNPADPTRKIPVWISDYVLYGYGTGAIMAVPAHDQRDYEFAKTFGLKILPVIEGEIVDAAFDSKTSKCIHSSSSEISIDGLDYPSASSKIIAWAENKKIGKKKIQFKLRDWLFARQRYWGEPIPLVHYPSGVTKPIPESELPLELPNLEEFKPSGTGESPLALAKDWLKYKDPSTGEIGTRETNTMPQWAGSCWYYLRYIDPKNGKLFCDPELEKKWMPVDLYVGGSEHAVLHLLYSRFWHKFLYDIGVVSTQEPFAKLIHQGLILGEDKRKMSKSLGNVVNPDDVIQEYGADSLRLFEMFMGPLEMVKPWSTRGVEGVFRFLNRIWRLFHTGEGESFRLDETPATPEELKILHKTIQKVSEDIPNFSFNTAISQLMIFVNEFTPTDRRPKEALEPFILLLAPFAPHLAEELWKRAGKKESLTYEKFPEANPQYLVESEILIVVQVNGKLRDEFKAPKDVSQADAIGLAKNLDKIKGILEGKTIRKEIYVPGKLVNIVIS from the coding sequence ATGCAATATCCGTTTCAGGAAGTAGAATCCTTTTGGCAAAAATACTGGGAAGATAACAAAAGCTTTCAGACAAACATCCGGTCTGCTAAACCGAAATTCTACTGCTTGGATATGTTTCCTTATCCTTCCGGAGCCGGACTTCACGTAGGTCACCCGGAAGGTTACACGGCGACGGACATTCTTTCCCGCTTCAAAAGAATGAAGGGTTTTGAAGTTCTGCATCCGATGGGCTGGGACGCCTTCGGACTTCCCGCGGAACGTTATGCGATGCAGACCGGCGTCCATCCCGCGATCACGACAAAGAATAATATCGATAATTTTCGCCGCCAGATCCAGATGATCGGGCTTTCTTACGATTGGTCCCGTGAATTGTCCACGACCGATCCGGATTATTACAAATTTACGCAGTGGATCTTCGTTCGACTCTATCAATCCTGGTTCAATCCCGAGTCAAACAAGGCGGAATCCATAGACGCACTCATACAACGATTCTCCGTAAAAGGCTCCGCAGGACTGGATTATAGAGAATTCTCAGCCGAAGAATGGAAACAATCCTCCGTAGCGGACCAGGAAAAGATCCTGTCCGACTTTAGACTGGTATATCAGGCAGAAATCCCCGTAAACTGGTGTGAAGCCCTGGGAACGGTCCTTGCAAACGAAGAAGTCGAAGAATGGGTCGGCAAGGGTTACGAAGTCATTCGTAAACCGATGCGCCAATATATGATGAGAATCACCGCATACGCGGATCGTCTTCTCGAAGATCTCAAACTGGTTCAATGGCCTCCTTCCACTTTGGAAATGCAGAAGAATTGGATCGGTAAAAGCGAAGGTCTCGAAATCACGTTTCCGTTTCCTACTCCTCTTGCGAGCGGATTGGACGGAATTCGAATTTTTACCACAAGACCCGATACGATCTTCGGCGTGACTTATATGGTCGTAGCGCCCGAACATCCGATCGTTGCGGAGATCACGACACCCGAACAAAAACAAAAGGTGGAAGAATATCAAAAAGCTTCTTCCTTGAAGAGCGATTTGGATCGTATGGAACTCACCAAGGAAAAGTCCGGTGTGTTCACTGGTTCTTACGTTCTCAACCCGGCCGATCCGACTCGGAAAATTCCGGTTTGGATCAGCGACTACGTGTTATACGGATACGGGACCGGAGCGATCATGGCCGTTCCCGCACACGATCAAAGAGACTATGAGTTCGCAAAGACGTTCGGATTAAAAATTCTTCCCGTCATCGAAGGTGAAATCGTAGACGCGGCTTTCGATTCCAAAACTTCCAAGTGCATCCATTCATCCTCCTCCGAAATCTCCATCGACGGACTCGATTATCCGTCCGCTTCTTCCAAAATCATCGCGTGGGCGGAAAACAAGAAGATCGGAAAGAAAAAGATCCAGTTCAAACTGAGGGACTGGCTTTTTGCAAGACAGAGATATTGGGGAGAACCGATTCCACTCGTTCATTATCCTTCGGGAGTGACGAAACCGATTCCGGAATCGGAACTTCCATTAGAACTTCCTAATTTAGAAGAATTTAAACCTTCCGGAACCGGAGAATCCCCTCTTGCGCTCGCGAAAGATTGGCTGAAATATAAGGATCCGTCGACGGGAGAAATCGGAACCAGAGAAACGAACACGATGCCTCAATGGGCGGGTTCCTGCTGGTATTATCTGCGTTATATCGATCCGAAAAACGGAAAACTTTTCTGCGATCCGGAATTGGAAAAGAAATGGATGCCCGTGGATTTGTATGTCGGCGGTTCCGAACACGCGGTGCTTCACCTTCTTTACTCTAGGTTCTGGCATAAATTCTTATACGATATCGGAGTCGTTTCCACACAGGAACCGTTTGCGAAATTGATTCACCAAGGTTTGATCCTCGGAGAAGACAAACGCAAGATGTCCAAATCCCTTGGAAACGTAGTCAACCCGGACGACGTCATTCAAGAATACGGCGCAGACAGCTTACGACTTTTCGAAATGTTTATGGGACCGTTGGAAATGGTCAAACCTTGGAGCACGAGAGGCGTGGAAGGCGTGTTCCGTTTCCTAAATCGGATCTGGAGACTCTTTCACACAGGCGAGGGAGAATCCTTTCGTTTGGACGAAACACCCGCAACACCGGAAGAATTGAAAATACTCCATAAGACGATTCAAAAAGTCAGCGAAGACATTCCGAACTTTTCGTTTAACACCGCGATTTCGCAGCTGATGATCTTTGTGAACGAATTCACTCCGACCGACCGCAGACCGAAAGAAGCGTTGGAACCGTTTATTCTTCTTTTGGCTCCGTTCGCCCCTCACTTAGCGGAAGAACTCTGGAAACGCGCAGGCAAAAAAGAATCGCTAACCTACGAAAAATTTCCCGAGGCTAATCCTCAATATCTCGTTGAATCCGAGATTCTAATCGTGGTTCAAGTGAACGGAAAACTCAGAGACGAGTTCAAAGCGCCGAAGGACGTTTCTCAAGCGGACGCGATCGGATTGGCTAAAAATCTGGATAAGATCAAAGGGATCTTGGAAGGAAAAACGATTCGAAAGGAAATCTACGTTCCCGGCAAACTCGTCAATATCGTAATCAGTTGA
- a CDS encoding ABC transporter ATP-binding protein, whose amino-acid sequence MLQVKNLNKSYLVSGKKLEVLKDVSFQIEEGEFIAIIGPSGSGKSTLLAISAGLDRPDDGEVVLDGIPLLQKEEDELAKLRGEKIGFIFQNFQLIKSLNALENVSLPLVLNSKLSSAQIRDQAMFWLDKVSMKERASNFPGQLSGGEEQRIAIARSFIHNPKILFADEPTANLDKKNGEMVMNLLAELNQRTSSTLIVVTHDRSVADLADRVLGMSDGRIIKEVRKTTKTSKTKSAAKNRTSKSPQRSSSKKKSVSKKR is encoded by the coding sequence TTGCTACAAGTAAAAAATCTCAACAAGTCCTATTTAGTTTCCGGAAAGAAACTCGAAGTATTAAAAGACGTTTCTTTTCAGATAGAAGAGGGAGAATTCATCGCGATCATCGGTCCTTCCGGTTCGGGAAAGTCCACATTGCTCGCAATTTCAGCAGGTTTGGATCGTCCGGACGATGGAGAAGTCGTTCTAGACGGAATTCCGCTTCTACAAAAGGAAGAAGACGAGCTTGCAAAGTTGCGAGGAGAGAAAATCGGATTCATCTTTCAGAACTTTCAGCTCATAAAGTCTCTCAACGCGTTGGAAAATGTCTCTTTACCTCTCGTATTAAACTCGAAACTCTCTTCCGCTCAAATTAGGGATCAAGCGATGTTCTGGTTGGACAAGGTTTCCATGAAGGAAAGAGCTTCTAACTTTCCCGGTCAGCTTTCGGGAGGAGAAGAACAACGCATCGCGATCGCAAGATCGTTCATTCACAATCCGAAAATTCTTTTTGCGGACGAGCCTACCGCAAATTTGGATAAGAAGAACGGCGAGATGGTAATGAATCTTCTCGCGGAACTCAATCAAAGAACTTCCTCTACGTTGATCGTAGTAACGCACGATCGTTCCGTCGCCGATCTGGCCGATCGTGTATTAGGAATGAGTGATGGACGGATCATAAAAGAAGTTCGTAAGACAACGAAGACTTCTAAAACGAAATCGGCGGCAAAGAATCGGACTTCCAAAAGTCCGCAGCGTTCTTCCTCAAAGAAAAAGTCCGTTTCTAAAAAAAGATGA